One window of the Emcibacter sp. genome contains the following:
- a CDS encoding acetyl/propionyl/methylcrotonyl-CoA carboxylase subunit alpha → MFDKILIANRGEIACRIIETARKNAVRTVAVYSDADEKARHVRLADEAVHIGAPEAANSYLKGDLLIEVAKRTGAQAIHPGYGFLSENAEFAEACAAAGIVFIGPSADSIRAMGLKDRAKELMQAAGVPVVPGYQGEEQGPEFLKQQADEIGYPVLIKAVAGGGGKGMRLVKASEEFLSSLESCQREAKASFGNDHVLIEKYLTKPRHIEVQVFADGHGNAVHLFERDCSLQRRHQKVVEEAPAPDMPADVRKAMGDAAVTAAKAIGYCGAGTIEFIVDSGRGLTKDSFYFMEMNTRLQVEHPVTELVTGQDLVEWQLRVASGDPLPLSQDQIALAGHAFEVRLYAEDPANGFLPQTGKLSHLRTPVQDAHFRLDTGIEEGDEVSIYYDPMIAKLIVWDRTRTGALRQMARALRKTSVAGVRTNLDFLAAIFDHPDFKAGDVDTHFIEHHSEALLPTGKKAGIGTLACAAVRILDRQTTGDDPFAWSDGWRMNLSLKSPLVFIEGEHRHEIMVEYLQNGYRVSLEDESAVVSHIHDEEGRVFLMKDGDEEVHATVAEDGSDLTIFCDGRVHYLHHFVPGAEDAEEAGGSGVIVTPMPGKVSRLMVAEGDEVEAGQPLLVLEAMKMEHTLKAPVTGTVEKLSAGEGDQVSDGQVLVRITEPEQ, encoded by the coding sequence ATGTTTGACAAGATCCTGATCGCCAACCGGGGTGAAATCGCCTGCCGGATTATCGAAACCGCCCGCAAAAATGCGGTACGTACGGTCGCTGTTTATTCCGATGCGGACGAAAAAGCCCGTCATGTTCGTCTGGCCGACGAAGCCGTTCATATCGGGGCGCCGGAAGCGGCCAACAGTTACCTGAAGGGTGACCTTCTGATCGAGGTGGCCAAACGCACCGGCGCCCAGGCCATTCACCCGGGGTATGGCTTCCTGTCGGAAAATGCGGAATTTGCCGAAGCCTGTGCAGCAGCGGGGATCGTCTTTATCGGACCGTCCGCCGACAGCATCCGGGCCATGGGCCTGAAGGACCGGGCCAAGGAGCTGATGCAGGCCGCCGGGGTGCCGGTGGTGCCCGGCTATCAGGGTGAAGAGCAGGGCCCGGAATTTTTGAAACAGCAGGCCGACGAGATCGGCTATCCGGTCCTGATCAAGGCGGTGGCCGGCGGCGGCGGCAAAGGCATGCGTCTGGTAAAGGCGTCTGAAGAGTTCCTTTCTTCTCTGGAAAGCTGTCAGCGCGAGGCCAAGGCGTCTTTCGGTAATGATCATGTCTTGATCGAGAAATATCTGACCAAACCGCGTCATATCGAGGTCCAGGTCTTTGCTGACGGTCACGGCAATGCCGTGCATCTGTTTGAACGCGACTGTTCCCTGCAGCGTCGTCACCAGAAGGTGGTGGAGGAAGCGCCGGCCCCGGATATGCCAGCGGATGTGCGCAAGGCAATGGGTGATGCGGCTGTTACCGCCGCCAAGGCGATAGGTTATTGCGGGGCCGGAACGATTGAGTTTATTGTCGATTCCGGCCGGGGACTGACCAAAGACAGTTTCTATTTCATGGAAATGAATACCCGCCTGCAGGTGGAGCATCCGGTCACCGAACTGGTCACCGGCCAGGATCTTGTGGAATGGCAGCTTCGGGTGGCTTCTGGTGACCCGCTGCCCCTGTCCCAGGACCAGATCGCTCTTGCCGGACATGCTTTCGAGGTGCGGCTCTATGCGGAGGATCCGGCCAACGGATTCCTGCCCCAGACGGGTAAACTCAGTCATTTACGCACGCCGGTTCAGGATGCCCATTTCCGTCTGGATACAGGCATCGAGGAAGGGGACGAGGTTTCCATCTATTACGATCCGATGATCGCCAAGCTGATCGTCTGGGACCGGACCCGGACCGGGGCGCTCAGGCAGATGGCCCGTGCCCTGCGCAAGACTTCGGTGGCAGGGGTCAGGACCAATCTGGATTTTCTGGCGGCCATATTCGATCATCCTGATTTCAAGGCCGGGGATGTGGATACCCATTTCATCGAGCATCATTCGGAAGCTTTGCTGCCGACCGGGAAGAAAGCCGGTATTGGAACGCTGGCCTGTGCGGCCGTGCGTATCCTTGACCGTCAGACAACTGGGGACGATCCTTTTGCCTGGAGCGACGGCTGGCGGATGAATCTGTCCCTGAAATCACCGCTGGTTTTCATCGAAGGCGAGCACCGGCACGAAATTATGGTGGAATATCTGCAAAACGGCTATCGGGTTTCACTTGAAGACGAGAGTGCAGTCGTCAGCCATATCCATGATGAGGAGGGCCGCGTCTTTCTGATGAAGGATGGCGACGAGGAAGTCCATGCCACGGTTGCGGAAGACGGCAGCGACCTGACCATTTTCTGTGACGGCCGGGTGCACTACCTGCATCATTTTGTCCCCGGTGCCGAAGATGCCGAAGAAGCCGGCGGCAGCGGTGTGATTGTCACCCCCATGCCGGGCAAGGTCAGCCGCCTGATGGTGGCCGAAGGCGACGAAGTGGAGGCCGGCCAGCCCTTGCTGGTACTGGAAGCCATGAAAATGGAACATACCCTGAAGGCGCCGGTCACCGGAACTGTGGAGAAATTGTCTGCCGGAGAAGGCGATCAGGTTTCCGACGGACAGGTATTGGTCAGAATTACGGAGCCGGAACAATGA